ACGGCAACTTTTGGTAATATCTATATCAATGACTTCACTCTTTATGGCCGTAATTACCAGGTCAAGTTGCAGTCCGAGGCAGAGTTCCGCCGTACGCCCGATGACCTCAAGCAGGTATTTGTCCGTTCGCAGGCCGGCAAGATGATCCCGCTTGATGCGTTGGTGACGTACAAACGTATTGTCGGTTCTGACCAGCTGGAACGCTTTAACGCCTTCTATGCCACCAAGGTGATGGGCAACCCTGCGCCCGGTTATACATCCGGTGATGCCATCAAGGCCATGCAGGAACTTGCGGAGGAAGTGCTGCCGAAGGATTATCCGATTGCCTGGACAGGGTCTGCCTATCAGGAAACGACCAATGCCGGACAGGGCAACAAGGCGCTGATTTTCGGTATTATCATGGTGTTCCTGATTTTGGCGGCGCAATATGAGCGCTGGAGCCTGCCGCTTGCTGTTATTACCGCTGTGCCGTTTGCTGTGGCGGGGGCGCTGGCGCTTACCTGGCTGCGCGGTCTCAATAATGACGTTTATTTCCAGATCGGCCTGGTGACGCTGATTGGCCTGGCGGCGAAAAACGCTATTCTGATTGTTGAGTTTGCGGTGCTGGAGCGTGAATCGGGCAAATCTGTGATTGAGGCGGCGCTTTCTGCGGCCGAGTTGCGTTTCCGCCCGATTGTCATGACCTCGCTTGCTTTCATCCTTGGCGTGGTGCCGCTGGCCACTTCCACCGGCGCCGGTTCGGCAAGCCGTCACGCGATCGGGACGGGTGTTATCGGCGGTATGCTGGCGGCAACTTGTATTGCGACTTTCTTTATCCCGATGTTTTACCGTCTGATTAGCGGGAAGGGTGAGAAGAAGCCCCATGGCGGGGGGAAAGCCGCAGCGTCAGCCAGATAAGGAGAAAAACCCGCTGAAAGGCGGGTTTTTTGTCATTATTGTTTTTAAAGCCGGGCTGGCAGGTAAGGCCGTGGCGGTTTTCAAAATTGCATGATGCCTTGATAATTTTAGCGTTTCTGGCTGGATCGAAACCGGTTCTGTGGTTGACTCTTGAAGCCCTCGCCGTCTATATCTGTTTTATTAAGATAACTGCTGTGGCAGTTTAGTTGTGTTAACCGGTCTGATAGCGCTTTTCGGGGGAGGCGGCGGCCTGTTTTTGTTTGAAAATATGAAAGATGCACTCTTCAGGTTATTTTCCGGCATGATGAAAACCGGAAAATGGTCGGGTCAAGGGGAAGAGGCAAAAGGTATCGGGGTGGTGATCCGCCTCAAGTGGAGTGTGCTGCAATGTTGCGTTATCTTTTAAAGAAGATCGGCTATATCGTGCCGACATTTTTCGGCATAACTCTGGCTGCGTTTCTGTTTATCCGCGCTCTGCCGGGTGATCCGGTCACATTGATGGCGGGGGAACGGGGCATATCGCCGGAACGGCGGGCGCAATTGCTGGCTGAGCTTGGCTTTGACCGTCCTTACTGGCAGCAATATGCCGATTATGTGTGGAATGTTCTGCATGGCGATCTCGGCATATCGTTTGTTACCAAACAAAGCGTGGCGACGGAATTTTTCACGCATTTCACCGCGACACTGGAACTGGGTTTTTTTGCTTTGATTATTGCCGTTTTTATCGGTGTTCCTGCCGGTGTTTTTGCGGCGGTCAAGCGCGGTTCGTGGTTTGATCAGGGCTCAATGGGGCTGGCGTTGACCGGCTATTCCATGCCGATTTTCTGGTGGGGGCTTCTGCTGATCATGCTGTTCAGCGTTATGCTTGGCTGGACACCGGTTGGCGGGCGGATTGCGTCAATTTATGCCGCTTCCTTTGACGAGCCGACAGGTTTTATGCTGATTGACAGCTGGCTGTCGGGGGAAGAAGGCGTTTTTGCCTCGACTGTTTCCCATCTTGTTTTGCCATCCATTGTGCTTGCCACTGTCTCACTCGCGGCGATTGCCCGCCAGACACGTTCTGCCATGCTGGAAGTGCTGGATGAGGATTATGTGCGCACGGCGCGCGCCAAGGGGCTGTCGAGTTTCCGGGTTGTCGGGATTCATGCCCTGCGCAATGCTTTTATTCCCATCATCACGACAATCGGTTTGCAGGTTGGCGTCATGATGGGCGGAGCAATTTTGACAGAGACGATTTTTTCCTGGCCGGGTATCGGCAAATGGCTGGTTGATTCTATTTTGAAGCGCGATTATATCGCAGTGCAAAGCGCGCTTTTGCTTGTCGGCATGCTGGTTATGATGGTTAATCTGGCGGTTGATATGCTCTATGCCCTCATCAATCCCCGTGTCAGACATAGTTAAGGTGTGCTATGAATAATAATATTTCAGCTTCTGTGACAGGGGATAAGCAGCTTTCGGTATGGCGTGAGTTCTGGTATGCTTTCAGCCAGAACCGCGGTGCGGTCGTCGGCCTTGTTATATTTGCCATTATCGTTTTTCTGGCGCTTGCAGGCCCTTGGCTTGCACCCTATGACTATACAGAAAAATTTGATAATTTCATGAAGGTGCCGCCGGTCTGGCAGGAGGGGGGCGTTGCGCAATTCTGGCTTGGCACGGATGCTATCGGCCGCGATATTCTTTCACGGCTTTTATACGGGGCGCATCAGACCCTGGGCGTTGGTGTTGCCGTTGCTTTTGCGGCCATGGTGTTCGGCGTGATTGTTGGCGTTATCGCCGGCTATTTTGGCGGTATTGTTGATGTGGTTATCATGCGTATCATGGATGTCGCTCTTGCTTTCCCCTCGCTGTTGCTGGCGCTGGTGCTGGTTAATATTGTCGGTTACGGCCTGTTCGGGGCGGGGCTTGCGACAGCAATTGCCCTGCAGCCTTATTTTGTCCGTCTGGCGCGGGCTGCGGTGCTGGTGGAAAAGAACAATGATTATGTGGCGGCGGCGCGCCTTGCTGGTGCAGGCCGTATCCGGCAGATGTTCAAAACCATTCTGCCCAATTGTCTGGCGCCGATCATTGTGCAGGCGACATTTGCCTTTTCCGGCGCTATTCTGGATGTTGCCGCCCTTGGCTTTCTTGGCATGGGGGCGCAGGTCCCTTCGCCGGAATGGGGGACAATGCTGGCCGATGCGCGCGAATTTGTCGCCAGCGCCTGGTGGATTGTCACCTTTCCCGGCCTGGCTATTCTGATTGTTGTGCTCACCATCAACCTGATTGGTGACGGTTTGCGCGATGCGCTTGATCCCAAACTGAAAAGGAGCTGAGCCATGGCGTTGCTTGAAATTCGCAATCTGGATGTTTCCTTTGAAACGTCAGCCGGTGCTTTCCATGCGGTCAGGGGCATGGATCTGTCGGTTGACAAGGGGGAAGTGCTTGCTATTGTCGGGGAATCCGGCTCGGGCAAGTCCGTCAGTATGCTGGGGGTGATGGGGCTGTTGTCCAAAACCGCTACTGTCCGTGCTGATGTGATGGCCTTTGAGGGGCGTAATCTGTTGCATATGAGCAATCGGGAACGCCGCTCTGTCATCGGCAAGGATATTTCGATGATTTTTCAGGAGCCGATTGCGAGCCTCAATCCGTGCTTTACCGTTGAATTTCAGATTGGCGAGGTTTTGCGCGCCCATCTGGGGTTGAAGGGGCGTGCGGCGCGCAACCGGACGATTGAGTTAATGGCCGCTGTCGGAATTCCTGAGCCGGAGAAGCGCTTGAAAAGCTTTCCACACCAGATGTCCGGCGGGCAGTGCCAGCGGGTGATGATTGCCATGGCGATTGCCTGCAATCCCAAATTGCTGATTGCTGATGAGCCGACAACGGCGCTGGATGTGACAATTCAGAAACAGATTCTTGATTTGCTGATGGATCTGCAGCGGCGTCATGGCATGGGGCTGATTATGATTACCCACGATATGGGGGTTGTTGCTGAAACGGCCGATCGTGTTGTGGTGCAGTATCAGGGGCAGAAGATGGAAGAGGCGGACGTGTTGTCGCTGTTTGAAAATCCGCAAAACCCTTACACAAAGGCATTGCTGGCGGCCTTGCCGGAAAATGCCACCGGGGACCGGCTGCCGACGGTTGCCGGGTTTATGGCCGGGCATGGAGATGTGGCATGAGTGGTTCTGTGATGATTGAAGCGCGCGATCTGGTGCGCGATTATGTCAGCTCCGGCGGGTTGTTCAAGCCGAAACGTGTTGTCCATGCTGTCAATGGTGTTTCCTTTGATGTTGAACGGGGCAGGACATTGGCAATTGTCGGCGAATCGGGCTGTGGAAAATCAACGCTGGCCCGTATTCTGACGCTGATTGACCCGCAGACCGCCGGCAGCCTGAAAATTGACGGCAAGGACATCAATATCGCCCGTGACGGTGTCACGCATGACATGCGGCAAATGGTGCAGATTGTGTTCCAGAATCCTTATGGTTCGTTGAACCCGCGCCAGAAAATCGGCGATGCCTTGACTGAACCCTTGCTGCTTAACACCGGTATGAGCGAAGA
This is a stretch of genomic DNA from Candidatus Tokpelaia hoelldoblerii. It encodes these proteins:
- a CDS encoding Hypothetical protein (bhsal04280), whose translation is MAGGKPQRQPDKEKNPLKGGFFVIIVFKAGLAGKAVAVFKIA
- a CDS encoding Peptide ABC transporter permease (bhsal04290), which produces MLRYLLKKIGYIVPTFFGITLAAFLFIRALPGDPVTLMAGERGISPERRAQLLAELGFDRPYWQQYADYVWNVLHGDLGISFVTKQSVATEFFTHFTATLELGFFALIIAVFIGVPAGVFAAVKRGSWFDQGSMGLALTGYSMPIFWWGLLLIMLFSVMLGWTPVGGRIASIYAASFDEPTGFMLIDSWLSGEEGVFASTVSHLVLPSIVLATVSLAAIARQTRSAMLEVLDEDYVRTARAKGLSSFRVVGIHALRNAFIPIITTIGLQVGVMMGGAILTETIFSWPGIGKWLVDSILKRDYIAVQSALLLVGMLVMMVNLAVDMLYALINPRVRHS
- a CDS encoding Peptide ABC transporter permease (bhsal04300), with translation MNNNISASVTGDKQLSVWREFWYAFSQNRGAVVGLVIFAIIVFLALAGPWLAPYDYTEKFDNFMKVPPVWQEGGVAQFWLGTDAIGRDILSRLLYGAHQTLGVGVAVAFAAMVFGVIVGVIAGYFGGIVDVVIMRIMDVALAFPSLLLALVLVNIVGYGLFGAGLATAIALQPYFVRLARAAVLVEKNNDYVAAARLAGAGRIRQMFKTILPNCLAPIIVQATFAFSGAILDVAALGFLGMGAQVPSPEWGTMLADAREFVASAWWIVTFPGLAILIVVLTINLIGDGLRDALDPKLKRS
- a CDS encoding Peptide ABC transporter ATP-binding protein (bhsal04310), with translation MALLEIRNLDVSFETSAGAFHAVRGMDLSVDKGEVLAIVGESGSGKSVSMLGVMGLLSKTATVRADVMAFEGRNLLHMSNRERRSVIGKDISMIFQEPIASLNPCFTVEFQIGEVLRAHLGLKGRAARNRTIELMAAVGIPEPEKRLKSFPHQMSGGQCQRVMIAMAIACNPKLLIADEPTTALDVTIQKQILDLLMDLQRRHGMGLIMITHDMGVVAETADRVVVQYQGQKMEEADVLSLFENPQNPYTKALLAALPENATGDRLPTVAGFMAGHGDVA